The genome window CCAGCGTCGCCCCAAGGACAGACCCGACACTGGCACCGTCTTGTTCATCCCACCCGCCATCTGTCTGTCCTTCTCTCCCCATTCTCCGTGCCCCGCACCAGAATATTGAGACAACCTCTGGGGGAGAGGGTTGGGGTGAGGGGGTCTTTTTGCTACGATGGCCCTTTCCGCTGGGCAGTGTCAAGACGTATCAGGGCAGATTTGGTATGCATGTGGAGAGATTTTAGGAGATTCACCCTCACCCTAGCCCTCTCCCGTCGAGGGAGAGGGAACTATTTCGCTACCGCTACGGTTGCCAAAGGCCTCCAGGGGGAGAGGGCTAGAGCCTGCCCCGTACGTGATACGGGGGTGAGGGCGAATCGTCAATTGCCAATGGAAAATCTGGCGTGAGCAGTGAACACTCTATTCGCAACGCAGGCCGCCAAAAGCGGGGCAGCCGCGAGGTGCGTGAATCCGACGCACATTCGGCAAATACTGCTGCGCCAGAAAGTGCCATCGCGGCTCCAGACTCGCCTTTGTCCGCCGACACGCGGCCTGCAACAGCCCAAGGTTCAGTGATCTCCGTTGCCGGTGCGCTGCTGCGTTCCACCCGTCCCCAGCAGTGGGTCAAGAATGTTCTCGTCTTTGCGGGTGTCATCTTTTCCCAGCAACTCACAGACGCCGCTGCTGTGCAGTCCAGCGTGCTGACGTTCGGTCTCTTCGTGCTCGCGAGCGGCGGCATCTATCTCGTAAACGACATGCTCGATCTGGATGCAGACCGCGCGCATCCGTTGAAACGGCTGCGTCCGCTGGCGGCAGGAGAAGTGCCCCTGTCCGCCGCCGTGGTCGCCGCCGTCGTCCTGCTGGGCGGCGCACTCATCGGTGCTTTCTTCATGCAGCTTGCGCTCGGGGCGATCCTGGCGCTCTATGTAAGCATGAATCTCGCCTATAGCGCGTGGCTGAAACACGTGGTATTGCTGGACGTGTGCATAATTGCGTCCGGCTTCCTGCTGCGGGCAGCCGCGGGCGTCGTGGCCGTGCTTACGCCCATTTCACCTTGGCTCTACCTCTGCACGCTGCTGGCGGCGCTGCTGATCATCCTGGGCAAGCGTCGCAGCGAACTGGCGCTGCTCGGCCCGCAGGCCGCGGCCCACCGCCGCAATCTGGCGCGCTACACCACCGCGTCGCTCGACCGCTGGCTGAAACGCGTCGCCGTGACGACCGCAGCCGCCTATGTGCTCTATACGCTCTTTTCGCCCGCCACGTTCGGCAATCCGAAACTCATCGCCACGGCGCCGTTCGTGGTCTTCGGCTTGGTACGCTACCTGCGCATAGCGCGCGCACCCGGCGGCGCCGAAAGCCCCGAGGCGCTGCTGGTCCGCGATCCCTGGCTGCTCGCCAGCGTAATCCTCTGGGGCGCCACCGTGCTCGTGCTTTTGTATTTCGTATAGACCCTACTTAGCGCCTCTGTCGCTGTTGGCATGTCAAACTTGAATCCGCAAGGACCCACTGAGTGACAAGCGGAGGGTTTCCCCGCAAGGTAGCAGCTCAGCACACGGTAGAGTATAGCCGCAAAGTGCCGTCATTCCTGTAAGTGTTGAGTAATTCGCTGACAAAAGCTTCTACTCACTGGACTGTGTCGAACGTACATGTCATTCCGAGCGAAGCGAGGAATCTAGGATCCATGCTTCACACAGTACACTGGCCTCAGCACTCTAGATTCCTCACTCCGCTACGCTCCGTTCGGAATGACATGTATGTAGGCAAGCACAGAGTTCTGATCCCATGTCTCTTCTGCCAAATCTGTCAACGAATTACCTGACATTTACAATTCCCGCGCACGCGGGAATCCATCTTCTCCAGGGCATGTCAAAGAAGATCAGAATTGAGACGTGTAGCGCGGGGGCTTGTCCCCCGCTCTTTGCGCAAAAGTCACGCACATGGCCTGTTCACCCAAGGCCTGTCGCAGGGCTGGCTAACCCC of Chloroflexota bacterium contains these proteins:
- a CDS encoding decaprenyl-phosphate phosphoribosyltransferase, whose protein sequence is MSSEHSIRNAGRQKRGSREVRESDAHSANTAAPESAIAAPDSPLSADTRPATAQGSVISVAGALLRSTRPQQWVKNVLVFAGVIFSQQLTDAAAVQSSVLTFGLFVLASGGIYLVNDMLDLDADRAHPLKRLRPLAAGEVPLSAAVVAAVVLLGGALIGAFFMQLALGAILALYVSMNLAYSAWLKHVVLLDVCIIASGFLLRAAAGVVAVLTPISPWLYLCTLLAALLIILGKRRSELALLGPQAAAHRRNLARYTTASLDRWLKRVAVTTAAAYVLYTLFSPATFGNPKLIATAPFVVFGLVRYLRIARAPGGAESPEALLVRDPWLLASVILWGATVLVLLYFV